The proteins below are encoded in one region of Ferroplasma acidiphilum:
- a CDS encoding glucose 1-dehydrogenase gives MQAITVKPPEAGITFQNLNYKSNGIKIKILENGICGTDREIVKGQLNSAALPPQSDYLILGHEAIGTVVEDGNIFKKGDIVMPVNRRGCGKCLNCLVGRPDFCETGNFVEAGIKGMNGFMSEYIYDDEKYLVRVPADIKNMAILAQPLADLEKSMDEIINIQKRMIWKCNDNTFHCRNALVIGTGTIGILFSLLLKTYGFSVTIANRRYAHEKESKIFNIADIKYYNSANGYNFENNSFDLIIEASGSSADVISETMGLLKNNGIFGLFGFIRSGELSINSHMLQDFVYKSIAMVGLINGQKPHFEMATDHLMQWKSMYPGIEKLLITDEIQISDREKITTALTEKSKDEIKTRILWD, from the coding sequence ATGCAAGCAATAACGGTAAAACCGCCTGAAGCAGGAATAACTTTTCAAAATTTAAATTATAAAAGTAATGGAATTAAAATAAAAATTCTGGAAAATGGCATATGTGGCACTGATAGGGAAATAGTAAAAGGGCAGTTGAATTCCGCAGCTCTGCCACCCCAATCCGATTATCTGATTTTAGGGCACGAAGCCATAGGCACTGTGGTGGAGGATGGAAATATATTCAAAAAAGGAGATATAGTAATGCCTGTAAACAGGAGGGGATGTGGGAAATGTCTGAATTGCCTGGTTGGAAGGCCTGATTTCTGTGAAACGGGAAATTTTGTTGAGGCAGGAATAAAAGGCATGAATGGGTTTATGAGTGAATATATATACGATGATGAGAAATATTTAGTGAGGGTTCCTGCCGATATAAAAAATATGGCTATATTAGCCCAGCCACTGGCTGATCTGGAAAAATCAATGGATGAGATTATCAATATACAGAAAAGGATGATATGGAAATGCAATGACAATACCTTTCACTGCCGCAATGCACTGGTAATAGGAACAGGGACAATAGGCATATTGTTTTCACTGCTTTTAAAAACATATGGGTTTAGTGTAACAATAGCAAACAGAAGATATGCACATGAAAAGGAATCAAAAATATTTAATATAGCAGATATCAAATATTATAATTCAGCTAACGGGTATAATTTTGAAAATAATTCATTTGATTTAATAATAGAAGCATCAGGTTCCTCTGCAGATGTAATATCGGAAACAATGGGCCTTCTCAAAAACAATGGAATATTTGGATTATTCGGGTTTATAAGGTCGGGGGAACTCAGTATAAATAGCCATATGCTGCAGGATTTTGTTTATAAATCAATTGCAATGGTAGGGCTGATAAACGGTCAGAAGCCACATTTTGAAATGGCAACGGATCATTTAATGCAATGGAAATCTATGTATCCGGGAATAGAAAAACTATTGATAACAGATGAAATTCAAATATCAGATAGGGAGAAAATAACCACTGCATTGACTGAAAAATCTAAAGATGAAATAAAAACCAGAATATTATGGGATTAA
- a CDS encoding glycoside hydrolase family 15 protein encodes MVVTSNVTNSPEETNNNYLKIQNHGIIFNNRTAALIGADGTIDWACFPNFNSVPIFDSILDYKKGGYLMLKPLCNTTINQYYEEFTNILITEFIKDNNIILKLTDFLPASKFSTTNFPEIHRFVEALDDVTIKLYFKPSFNYGQEIPSIEKDKNGYLFHRTERNVGISTNFRLNKNKTMVYNDNIKLNKGSFQWIVISTDINHLSNVDEYKSYKLLEYTRNYWKNWSNTIYYQGLYHKYIVRSALVLKGLFYEPTGMMVAAPTSSLPESIGGERNWDYRFTWIRDTAYVIEALSLIRLNDEATKFLYDLLDRINRDQKLRTIYSIDDSDTTDEKIINYSGYMNSGPVRVGNKAVDQLQLDQFGSIINAIYQFNLAGGMVTIQLWDFVLSILNSLKPIWKYPDSSIWEFRTEPKQYVYSKIISWTAFHEAIIMGKTLGYSAPYNEWKQIENEIKNDILKNGFNSEINSFTQYYGSTNVDASLLRIPLTDFLPVNDYRITGTLKKIETDLMHNNYLFKRYNEDDGLKGDDNAFLLLSFWYIEDLIKMKKIKEAKNALETVLNLSNHLMLFSEEIDLQTHDFLGNFPQAITHLGVIRAIVKLNEQFSNTQKSPVFNRKK; translated from the coding sequence ATGGTTGTTACTAGCAACGTTACGAATTCCCCTGAAGAAACAAATAATAATTATTTAAAAATTCAAAACCATGGCATAATATTCAATAACAGGACCGCTGCTTTGATAGGTGCTGATGGTACCATTGACTGGGCATGCTTTCCAAATTTTAATTCTGTACCAATTTTTGATTCCATATTAGATTATAAAAAGGGCGGCTATTTAATGTTGAAGCCATTGTGCAACACAACAATTAATCAATATTACGAGGAATTTACAAATATATTGATTACTGAATTCATAAAAGACAATAATATAATCTTGAAGTTAACTGATTTTTTGCCTGCATCAAAGTTTTCAACTACGAATTTTCCGGAAATACATAGATTTGTTGAAGCATTGGATGACGTCACCATAAAATTATATTTTAAACCGTCCTTTAACTATGGGCAGGAAATACCTTCTATTGAAAAAGATAAAAATGGGTACTTATTTCATAGAACAGAAAGGAATGTGGGAATATCAACAAATTTTAGGTTAAATAAAAATAAAACAATGGTTTACAATGATAATATAAAGTTAAACAAAGGTTCATTTCAGTGGATTGTAATATCAACAGACATTAACCATCTGAGCAACGTTGATGAGTACAAATCATATAAATTGCTGGAGTACACAAGAAATTACTGGAAAAATTGGTCGAATACTATTTATTATCAGGGATTGTATCACAAATATATTGTGAGATCGGCACTGGTACTGAAGGGTCTATTCTATGAACCCACTGGCATGATGGTAGCAGCCCCAACATCAAGTTTACCCGAATCCATTGGCGGTGAAAGAAACTGGGATTACCGGTTTACATGGATAAGGGATACTGCTTATGTGATAGAAGCATTATCACTGATCAGATTGAATGACGAGGCAACAAAATTTCTCTATGATTTACTGGATAGAATAAATAGGGACCAGAAACTAAGGACTATATATTCTATTGATGACTCAGATACTACCGATGAAAAGATAATAAATTATTCCGGATATATGAATTCGGGTCCGGTGCGTGTTGGCAATAAAGCAGTAGATCAATTACAACTGGATCAATTCGGTTCGATTATAAATGCAATTTACCAGTTTAATTTGGCTGGAGGTATGGTAACTATACAGTTATGGGATTTTGTTCTTTCCATATTAAATTCATTAAAACCAATTTGGAAGTATCCGGATTCATCAATATGGGAATTTAGAACGGAACCAAAGCAGTATGTTTATTCAAAAATTATATCCTGGACCGCATTTCATGAGGCAATAATAATGGGTAAAACATTAGGTTATTCTGCACCATATAATGAGTGGAAACAGATAGAAAATGAAATAAAAAATGATATATTGAAAAATGGTTTTAATAGCGAAATTAATTCATTCACACAGTATTATGGCTCAACTAACGTGGATGCTTCACTTCTCAGAATTCCATTAACAGATTTTCTACCGGTTAATGATTATAGAATAACGGGAACTTTAAAAAAAATAGAAACTGACTTAATGCATAATAATTACTTATTTAAAAGATATAATGAGGATGATGGATTAAAGGGGGACGATAATGCATTTTTATTGCTGTCATTCTGGTATATCGAAGACCTGATAAAAATGAAAAAAATAAAGGAAGCGAAAAACGCCCTGGAAACAGTATTAAATTTATCAAATCATTTAATGCTATTTTCTGAAGAAATTGATTTGCAAACACATGATTTCCTTGGAAATTTCCCTCAGGCAATTACACATCTAGGCGTCATAAGGGCCATTGTAAAATTAAATGAACAATTTTCCAATACACAGAAATCTCCCGTATTTAATCGTAAAAAATGA
- a CDS encoding glycoside hydrolase family 31 protein: protein MPAIKTLKGDNYTKIIINNDEPLINFNSDDLKESNNTIFDISCEDQYIILKKKLTQNEKIVGLGEKAYSVLKNRHKFTMYNSDPNGYKRYDDPLYLSIPFLISISENISGIFINSVSKIDIDIGIKEYDKLTIKIYNKSCEIYIFESNNFDDLYKKFTGLIGKTFMPPLWAIKHQISRYSYYPEEEVYSIIDNYKKYIDVSAIYLDIDYMDKFKIFTFDKNKFPDNKRLLDNLHKRDVKLVTIIDPGVKISQDYNVFKNGLGHYIENKNGEIYTSNLWPGNSAMPDFFNQDAIKWWKGEIKHFMKNTDGIWLDMNEPSLFNEFKTIQPDALHNIDNKKIEHRYLHNAYSYFQVKATYEAMKEIKDDVFIVSRSGYAGIEKYAAVWTGDNTSSEDDLKLQISMVVSLNLSGVSVCGCDLGGFMGESSPELISKYYKMALLFPFYRNHKDKFSNDQEIFKLPEFYRDQIVESINKRYELIDYIYSIIYESHLYGFPVIKPLFYYDFNDMNAYYIDDEYIIGNLLYAPQIYGNERQLYIPSGSWLNINNSSIISGNQYIKSDEKYPLYLRKNSMLLIKNKLIVFGKSKMILFKNNKEINIEFDGKELKSSIALDYEVVYF, encoded by the coding sequence ATGCCTGCAATAAAGACTTTAAAAGGGGATAATTATACAAAAATTATAATAAACAATGATGAGCCCTTAATCAATTTTAATAGTGATGATTTAAAGGAGAGTAATAATACTATTTTTGATATATCCTGTGAAGATCAGTATATAATTTTAAAGAAAAAATTAACACAAAATGAGAAAATTGTAGGATTAGGAGAAAAAGCATACAGTGTATTAAAAAACAGGCATAAGTTCACAATGTACAACTCAGACCCAAATGGTTACAAAAGATATGATGACCCTTTATATTTATCCATACCATTTTTAATCTCCATTTCTGAAAATATAAGCGGGATATTCATAAACTCTGTCTCAAAAATTGATATAGACATCGGAATAAAAGAATATGATAAGTTAACAATTAAAATATACAATAAATCCTGTGAAATATATATTTTCGAGTCTAATAATTTTGATGATTTATATAAGAAATTTACGGGTTTAATTGGCAAAACATTTATGCCACCGTTATGGGCTATAAAACATCAAATATCAAGATATAGTTATTATCCAGAAGAAGAAGTTTATAGTATAATAGATAACTATAAAAAATATATAGACGTTTCTGCTATTTATTTAGATATTGATTATATGGACAAATTTAAAATATTTACATTTGATAAAAATAAATTCCCGGACAATAAAAGATTATTAGATAACTTGCATAAAAGGGATGTAAAATTGGTAACAATAATTGACCCGGGCGTTAAAATTAGCCAAGATTATAATGTTTTTAAAAATGGCTTAGGCCATTATATAGAAAACAAAAACGGTGAAATATACACATCAAATCTATGGCCTGGAAATTCAGCCATGCCAGATTTTTTTAACCAAGATGCTATTAAATGGTGGAAAGGGGAAATTAAACATTTTATGAAAAATACAGATGGCATATGGCTGGATATGAATGAGCCTTCTTTGTTCAATGAGTTTAAAACTATACAGCCGGATGCTCTGCATAACATAGACAATAAAAAAATAGAACATAGATACTTACATAATGCGTATTCATATTTCCAGGTGAAAGCCACATATGAGGCAATGAAAGAGATAAAAGATGACGTTTTCATCGTCTCAAGATCGGGTTATGCCGGTATTGAAAAATATGCTGCAGTCTGGACCGGTGACAATACTTCAAGCGAAGACGATTTAAAATTGCAAATTTCAATGGTAGTGTCTTTAAATTTATCAGGGGTAAGTGTATGTGGTTGTGACCTCGGTGGATTCATGGGAGAATCATCGCCTGAACTGATCAGCAAATATTATAAAATGGCATTACTATTTCCATTTTATAGAAACCACAAAGATAAATTTTCAAATGATCAGGAAATATTTAAGTTACCAGAATTTTATAGAGACCAGATCGTAGAATCTATTAATAAAAGATATGAATTAATTGATTATATATATTCAATAATATATGAATCACATTTATATGGATTTCCTGTTATTAAACCACTATTTTATTATGATTTTAATGACATGAATGCATATTATATAGATGATGAATACATCATAGGTAATTTGTTGTATGCACCACAAATTTATGGCAATGAAAGACAATTATATATCCCATCAGGAAGCTGGTTAAATATAAACAATTCTTCTATTATTTCAGGAAACCAGTATATTAAAAGTGATGAAAAATATCCCTTATATCTAAGAAAGAATTCTATGTTACTTATAAAAAATAAATTAATTGTTTTCGGAAAATCAAAGATGATATTATTTAAAAACAATAAAGAGATAAATATAGAATTTGATGGAAAAGAATTAAAAAGCAGTATAGCATTAGATTATGAGGTTGTTTATTTTTAA
- a CDS encoding MFS transporter — protein MRVFSNNKNNNIILYITIVIVITFSTRINNNLILTTIPLISKYYLNFNSVEIGILGALAVGSAGIMSALINSKLCSENRRKLFITSIIIYLIFLPLFYFSNRYSIWVFVIISGFFFGTVMPNIISSTGTIKDKKIRERTLALYTLSLSTSLIAGPLLESYLLLYFNLYQLFLFFIPFGILAVALSFKIKFPEENRNERKKKINVFKNKGFQLSIFNNISYDTPFALILTFGGIFAKAEFNAPYSFIEILLAGFFALSFISRLILSYKHLKKLYFTTIISISITIIGLIMIYFSNNLIVYFIIICFLGIPHGLTYPTSLTALSRSFDEDEISIANTYFYAIMMLIAVIVPSISGLMVYTIGLRDTFLFFAFPVIVLFFIIIYDYKKIPGINGQS, from the coding sequence ATGCGCGTGTTTTCCAATAATAAAAATAATAACATAATCCTATATATCACAATAGTAATTGTAATAACTTTTTCCACCCGGATAAACAATAATTTAATACTTACTACAATACCGTTAATTTCTAAATATTACCTGAATTTCAACAGCGTAGAAATTGGAATACTGGGAGCACTGGCAGTAGGAAGCGCGGGAATAATGAGTGCTCTTATAAATTCAAAATTGTGCAGTGAAAACAGAAGGAAATTATTTATTACATCGATTATAATTTATTTAATATTTTTGCCTTTATTTTATTTTTCAAATCGCTACAGTATATGGGTTTTTGTTATAATATCTGGATTTTTTTTCGGAACTGTTATGCCCAATATAATAAGCTCTACCGGAACAATAAAGGATAAAAAAATAAGGGAAAGAACGCTGGCATTATACACACTGTCTTTAAGTACAAGCTTAATAGCAGGGCCTTTATTGGAATCATACCTGTTGTTATATTTTAATTTATACCAGCTGTTTTTATTTTTTATACCTTTCGGTATTCTAGCAGTTGCGTTATCGTTTAAAATCAAATTTCCAGAAGAAAATAGAAATGAAAGAAAAAAGAAAATAAATGTTTTTAAAAATAAAGGATTTCAATTATCAATTTTCAATAATATTTCATATGACACCCCGTTTGCATTAATCCTGACATTCGGTGGTATTTTTGCGAAGGCAGAATTCAATGCTCCCTATTCATTTATCGAGATATTACTCGCAGGTTTCTTTGCCTTATCATTTATTTCAAGGCTTATTTTATCATATAAACATTTAAAAAAATTATATTTTACCACTATAATTTCAATTTCAATAACAATCATCGGATTAATAATGATATATTTTTCAAATAATTTAATTGTTTATTTTATTATCATATGTTTTCTCGGAATACCACATGGCCTAACATATCCCACATCCCTTACCGCATTATCGAGGTCATTTGATGAAGATGAAATATCTATAGCCAATACATATTTTTATGCAATAATGATGTTAATTGCTGTTATTGTGCCATCAATTTCAGGATTAATGGTATATACAATAGGTTTAAGGGATACTTTTCTATTTTTTGCTTTTCCGGTTATAGTATTATTTTTTATTATAATATATGATTACAAAAAAATTCCTGGAATCAATGGCCAGTCATGA
- a CDS encoding mandelate racemase/muconate lactonizing enzyme family protein, protein MKIVDLKSYIIKNTWKKWVFIEIITDNGENGYGEATVYNSQFAVVNHIKDIKKFIVNKDPFKVRELVNEWFTSSFNRNRDIVNMSLISGVESACFDLIGKHFGSTIYNLFGGPVRNKIKVYANGWYTNINNIEDWGKEARKVINKGYKALKFDPFGGGSGFLEYDEFKKSMEIIQIVHGVVGDNTEMLIEGHGRFNRSTAMKIGKELEKYPNIEWFEEPVIPEDIDGMAMLSKFLKIPIAAGERLITSYDFTQLFKSNSISIAQPDLINTGGIIELLKIGAMAEANNISIAPHQAEGPLNTFTTLNIDALMNNLKIQEMFDEFAYPAWIGDIVDTVPEVKNGYVELPEKPGIGINLKDKINNYIADENDTDFNLFSEGWEKRGFK, encoded by the coding sequence ATGAAAATTGTTGATTTAAAATCTTATATAATAAAAAACACATGGAAAAAATGGGTTTTTATAGAAATCATAACTGACAATGGGGAAAATGGCTATGGAGAGGCAACTGTATACAACAGCCAGTTTGCAGTGGTTAACCATATAAAAGACATTAAAAAATTTATTGTAAATAAAGACCCATTTAAAGTGAGGGAATTGGTAAATGAATGGTTTACATCATCCTTTAACAGGAACCGGGACATAGTAAATATGTCACTGATCAGCGGTGTTGAATCTGCATGTTTCGATTTGATAGGCAAGCATTTTGGCTCTACAATTTACAATCTGTTCGGTGGCCCTGTTAGAAACAAAATAAAGGTGTATGCAAATGGCTGGTATACAAATATAAATAACATTGAAGACTGGGGGAAAGAAGCCAGGAAGGTGATAAATAAAGGCTATAAGGCTTTAAAGTTTGACCCATTTGGTGGTGGTTCTGGATTCTTAGAATACGACGAATTTAAAAAATCTATGGAAATAATACAGATTGTCCACGGTGTTGTTGGAGATAACACTGAAATGCTGATTGAGGGGCACGGGAGATTTAACAGGTCTACAGCCATGAAAATAGGCAAGGAACTTGAAAAATATCCTAATATTGAGTGGTTTGAAGAACCTGTTATACCCGAGGATATCGACGGCATGGCTATGCTGTCAAAGTTCTTAAAAATTCCAATTGCTGCAGGTGAAAGGTTGATAACATCGTATGATTTTACGCAATTATTTAAATCAAATTCTATCAGCATAGCACAGCCAGACCTGATAAATACAGGTGGCATCATAGAATTGCTGAAAATAGGCGCAATGGCAGAGGCCAACAACATTTCAATAGCACCACATCAGGCTGAAGGCCCATTGAATACATTTACAACCCTGAATATAGATGCTTTGATGAATAACCTGAAAATACAGGAAATGTTTGATGAATTTGCATATCCTGCCTGGATTGGCGATATAGTTGATACTGTACCTGAAGTTAAAAACGGATATGTGGAACTGCCCGAAAAACCCGGAATAGGAATAAATCTTAAGGATAAAATTAATAATTATATTGCAGACGAAAACGATACTGATTTTAACCTATTCTCAGAAGGTTGGGAAAAGAGAGGTTTTAAATAA
- a CDS encoding DODA-type extradiol aromatic ring-opening family dioxygenase — translation MVLNNIYMIPHGDELIDIPDEDSRKLSNALKELTENDSSDVLVILSPHGVNLSKNIAVVNTEYFKADTQLKNTYLDFKVQNERKLTEDIIKSTRDTTEELRFITYSGDISVFPLDFGSSIPLSFFKQRNIVLIGQSRINDRGRLINFGKSLYNTVQAYNKKVSIIISADQAHTHSDKGPYGYSQNAEKYENTVKHCFETGSFEALYKIEQEIIDTGKPDSFWNLMVMYGILQASGRKMRLDYHYVEIYFGMMLAHSI, via the coding sequence ATGGTTCTCAACAATATTTATATGATTCCACATGGAGATGAACTTATAGATATACCGGACGAAGATAGCAGGAAATTAAGCAATGCCTTGAAAGAACTTACCGAAAATGACAGCTCAGATGTGCTGGTCATCCTCTCGCCCCACGGCGTAAATCTTTCAAAAAATATAGCTGTTGTGAATACAGAATACTTTAAGGCTGATACACAATTAAAGAATACATATCTTGATTTTAAAGTGCAGAATGAGAGAAAACTTACTGAAGATATCATAAAATCCACCCGGGACACAACAGAAGAATTAAGATTTATAACATATTCAGGGGATATTTCGGTATTTCCCCTTGATTTTGGTTCAAGCATACCACTTTCTTTCTTCAAGCAGAGAAATATAGTACTTATCGGGCAGTCAAGGATTAATGACAGAGGTAGATTAATAAACTTTGGAAAATCACTTTACAATACTGTTCAGGCATACAATAAGAAAGTGAGCATAATAATAAGTGCAGATCAGGCTCATACACACTCGGATAAGGGGCCATATGGATACTCGCAGAATGCAGAAAAGTATGAAAATACCGTAAAACATTGCTTCGAAACAGGATCTTTTGAGGCTTTATATAAAATTGAACAGGAAATTATAGATACAGGAAAACCTGACAGTTTCTGGAATCTTATGGTAATGTATGGAATATTGCAGGCATCTGGAAGGAAAATGAGGCTTGATTACCATTATGTTGAAATTTATTTTGGCATGATGCTTGCCCATTCTATTTAG
- a CDS encoding DUF998 domain-containing protein: MKISDKTAMKISGLVLFAGAAQFFLLVLIAEALYPHYSVANNYISDLGVGSTAYIFNTSIVLLGIAIIISAAFLLKFSKPLRIVLILAGIGAMGVGIFPETTGAIHLYSSLLVFFMASIATYFILWRLKNIISVFWAILGTIALIALVLYATGIYLGLGVGGMERLIVYPDILWALGFGGWIVAKYGED; this comes from the coding sequence ATGAAAATTTCAGATAAGACAGCTATGAAAATATCCGGGCTTGTGTTATTTGCAGGCGCTGCCCAGTTTTTTCTACTGGTGCTAATTGCGGAGGCTTTATACCCTCACTACAGCGTTGCTAATAATTATATCAGCGACCTCGGAGTTGGAAGCACGGCATATATATTCAATACATCTATTGTTCTACTGGGAATTGCAATAATTATTTCTGCTGCCTTTCTGCTAAAGTTCTCAAAACCTTTGCGCATTGTTCTTATTCTGGCAGGCATCGGAGCTATGGGCGTGGGAATATTTCCAGAAACCACCGGGGCTATACATCTTTATTCTTCTCTTCTGGTTTTCTTTATGGCTTCAATTGCAACATACTTTATACTATGGAGATTAAAGAACATTATATCGGTTTTCTGGGCTATTCTGGGAACAATAGCTCTGATTGCCCTGGTTCTTTATGCTACGGGAATTTACCTTGGATTGGGGGTAGGTGGAATGGAAAGGCTCATAGTGTATCCAGATATTTTATGGGCTTTAGGGTTCGGAGGATGGATAGTTGCAAAGTATGGGGAAGACTGA
- a CDS encoding MFS transporter translates to MAERNVPLITGASTVRGFGYSSIWIYSSLYMHDILKISLLYVGIIFTAGGFIAALVNIYGGAISDRVGHKETMIFSFSISVVIYAVLSFVPGVSLSAFLYPVAFIMFMIANAIMSPASNALISRSSDIQLKGFSILRVGNNIGWGFGPAIGGFIESFGGYHLLFVFGLIMGIISLGISLFLRNVKYDEKIGKVPLTTSNTWLIQLSLIALLLFVVQSQETVTLTNYATIFRSIKIYQLGIVYLTNGIFVIVLQGFIYKIIRKIGNFASFAIGSFIYSFGFFSYAFDTGIIGMIISTIVLTIGEDFAFPVGYSMVSAVSKPENIGKNMGIYNAFLSVGRAIGPTLGGAAFTIFTIPSEIWLFTTFTGFVACIIFIVKFRNVESLKHV, encoded by the coding sequence ATGGCTGAAAGGAATGTTCCACTAATAACGGGCGCCTCTACTGTAAGAGGTTTTGGCTATTCATCAATATGGATTTATAGTTCCCTGTATATGCATGATATCCTGAAAATATCACTTCTATATGTTGGCATAATATTTACCGCCGGAGGCTTTATAGCAGCCCTTGTCAATATTTATGGAGGTGCAATATCTGACAGGGTAGGTCACAAGGAAACTATGATTTTCTCTTTTTCAATTTCAGTTGTTATATATGCAGTTCTAAGTTTTGTTCCTGGAGTTTCGCTCTCAGCTTTTCTGTATCCTGTTGCTTTTATAATGTTCATGATTGCAAATGCGATAATGTCTCCTGCTTCCAATGCACTTATATCGCGTTCTTCTGATATCCAGCTTAAAGGATTTTCTATACTGAGGGTTGGGAATAACATAGGATGGGGTTTTGGCCCTGCAATAGGTGGGTTTATTGAATCATTTGGAGGGTATCACCTGCTTTTTGTATTCGGGCTTATTATGGGCATAATTTCACTGGGAATTAGTCTGTTCCTAAGGAATGTAAAATATGATGAAAAAATTGGAAAGGTGCCATTGACTACCAGCAACACATGGCTTATCCAGTTATCTTTAATTGCACTTCTGCTTTTTGTTGTCCAGTCCCAGGAAACTGTTACACTTACCAATTATGCAACTATATTCAGATCTATTAAAATCTACCAGCTTGGAATAGTATACCTCACAAATGGGATATTTGTAATAGTATTGCAGGGATTCATATATAAAATTATCAGAAAAATAGGAAACTTTGCATCCTTCGCAATAGGGTCTTTCATTTATTCATTTGGCTTCTTTTCATATGCATTCGATACTGGAATTATAGGAATGATTATTTCCACAATTGTACTTACAATCGGAGAAGATTTTGCATTCCCTGTAGGATATTCCATGGTTTCGGCAGTTTCAAAACCGGAAAATATTGGGAAAAATATGGGAATATACAATGCGTTTTTAAGTGTCGGGAGAGCTATCGGACCAACCCTTGGAGGGGCGGCGTTTACAATTTTTACCATACCCTCCGAAATATGGCTTTTTACTACTTTTACCGGATTCGTGGCCTGCATAATATTTATCGTAAAATTCAGGAATGTTGAATCGCTAAAACATGTTTAA